The stretch of DNA TCGTTAAACCCGAATTCCAGTTACGAACAGGACCACCCATGTAAGTCTCCAAATGGCGCATCACATAAATTCCACAGTCAACTTTATTTGTATCGTTCTGCCATGGCATATTCATGTATCTGGTTTTTGACAGTTTGACAGTTCTTCCCATTGATGGATTGACTCCATTTCCAAGATAAGTTCGGAAGAAATTTCTCTATTCAAATAACACAAAACATACATGAGgttgattaaaaattatattatgttcCATACTGAATTATATTCAATgcattttaactaataaatattgaatgcATTTAACTAAACATACCAGAGTACTTGGTGCatcttcatatttcttctcaaGTAAATCTTCACTAACCAGAGAATTGTCAATCACATCCATCATTTGCATTTTGAGATTGAAGCAGATGATATAATAATGTTCGTACGCCCAGATCGGAAAGAAtatctaattttcaaaacattatatataaatgtcattttcaaaaatataggTATGTTGTTCTGTaagggatgtgatcatatcataacccatatttatggtgataacctaataaccctcattttatggacgaaaagtatcattttatagaacagaatatcattttatggacgaaaaatatcattttatcatgtataaatatcatttttagtaaaaatgatacttttgacccataaaatgatagggttattagcttatcacataaatatgggttatcATTATAACGCACCCCTGTTCTGTAATGTATATCTAATTATTACTTACCAGGTCATAATTTTcccatttgaaattttcaatctttgacaCAAATTCATTCAAGTTTGAGCAAAATCTTTCTCGACTCTCTGCTTCAGTCCAACCAGATCTCCTTGCAGTAATGTTGTAAATCTGTCATGTTtacatttttgtaaatatattttaacttttaatgtaatactattatttatttactcgTTTACTGTACCGTAGGTGTGGTGTTGATGAAAAGACGACTCGGTGATGcctttgatttgaatttttcattgtAGTTGAGGAACACAACCCATGCATCTATGATGTTGATCCTGACGTATGTACGTGGAGCAAGGCTGTGGAAGTCAATCTTGAACATTGTGATCTTGTCGTTCTCATAAACTACCTCATAACtgatttcaaattcatatttaatgttaGTTAAAAGAACTgaataagaatataattatgtaattcaAAACTTACTATTCACTTTCTTCATCTGTCATCAACCAGTacattatttctctctcttctttattcaGCTTTCCTTTCAGATTTACTGCTCTGACATTGTAGGGAGAGCACATTGCTTCAAcaattttctttgttgttcTGACCACTTTCTCCTTTTCGACTGGAGGATCTTGAGAAACCATCTTCTTCCCTTT from Salvia hispanica cultivar TCC Black 2014 unplaced genomic scaffold, UniMelb_Shisp_WGS_1.0 HiC_scaffold_47, whole genome shotgun sequence encodes:
- the LOC125199341 gene encoding uncharacterized protein LOC125199341; this encodes MQMMDVIDNSLVSEDLLEKKYEDAPSTLRNFFRTYLGNGVNPSMGRTVKLSKTRYMNMPWQNDTNKVDCGIYVMRHLETYMGGPVRNWNSGLTKKGTESFIKLRARYTEALLIGDTNKKAFETLTMIKKKFENDSKKGEIDVEKMIREFKPPVY